A stretch of the Filimonas lacunae genome encodes the following:
- a CDS encoding SusC/RagA family TonB-linked outer membrane protein, whose product MRKLLTMLLAFVLCASSLMAQNKNVKGKITDDTGKPVPFATIKVKGTKGGVTADSTGNFSIDVREGGILIISSIGFFEQEFAVTGETASIQLSKSSQTVSEVVVTAFGIRRTDKGLGYSVAKVDPGSLTQKSEPDLLKSMQGKVAGVDIRSSQGVPGAATRIQIRGNTSFYGDNQPLIIVDGVPYSNDQVTTSSQTTGGSGYSSGLSTLDPNDIATMNVLKGSSAAALYGSRASNGVIIITTKSGSASRSKKGLEVTVKSGVSFEKIANLPDYQNDYGTGSYGNYSNSNGSWGPKFGTIDSIPIWPGYKDAYPDLFPSDSIAYRAYPDNVKNLFRTGKVIENSVGFSGGDDKSSVSMTLSQLSHSGYVQNSSYKRYNVGLGGSTKLAIGLNLRGNFSYSRSNQKGGYFGENQFDGAASMFARSLFLGRNWNYDLPFEDANGNMLVPGPAGQYDNPYWSAKYNVATSDEERFIAGGHFDFNVNSWFKVDYNLGTNVKTLSRREITEIGSRAAEGKGRLVTDDYRKQELQSDLLLTFTPRINNDFSLRASVGHSYNQRVDSRTANTGNQFITRGIYKLSNTAQQIFSLDNYHKRRIIGALADVTLSYKEYLFLNLTGRNDWSSTLPTNERSYFYPGASLGFVFTDALKLDKKVIDFGKVRVSWAKVGRDADPYSLQNTFELTSNFLGRPRGTRSTTAFDPELKPEFTKEVEIGTQLSFLKKRIDVDFAWYNRTSTNMIAPVAVPSTSGFSQYYTNFGGLRNRGVEITLTLRPVQTASFGWDIRGVFTKNTNIVTSLRPGIERMIATPDGTETGLDINPTLEVGMPYGYFRGSKAVRDADGNFLINPATGTLIESKTLGYLGNPNPDYKLGVTNSFTYKNFFCNILFDMTKGGDIYSVTVNSLLGRGVTKDTRDRETSFVIPGYYGDVDTETPLLGSDGKKIRNQTRLPVNDLYFASNANASTFAVNGAAEWSVYDATVYRLRELSLGYNFPKSLFKGTPIGSLTLSLTGRNLWYLAPNFPKYTNFDPEVNSYGSTNMQGFDLSAAPTTKRYGVNLLVTF is encoded by the coding sequence ATGAGAAAACTTCTAACAATGTTGTTAGCATTTGTTTTGTGTGCGTCATCCTTGATGGCACAAAACAAAAACGTAAAAGGAAAAATCACCGATGATACAGGGAAACCTGTTCCATTTGCCACTATCAAAGTGAAAGGAACCAAAGGCGGAGTTACAGCCGATTCTACAGGAAATTTTTCAATTGATGTACGTGAGGGCGGAATATTAATAATAAGCTCTATCGGTTTTTTTGAGCAGGAGTTTGCTGTAACAGGCGAAACTGCAAGCATCCAGCTGAGTAAATCTTCACAAACTGTTTCAGAAGTAGTTGTTACTGCGTTTGGTATCAGAAGAACTGATAAAGGTCTGGGCTATTCAGTAGCTAAAGTTGATCCGGGAAGCCTTACCCAAAAATCAGAGCCAGATTTACTGAAAAGTATGCAAGGTAAGGTAGCGGGTGTCGATATCCGTTCTTCTCAAGGTGTACCAGGTGCAGCTACGCGTATTCAGATAAGAGGTAATACCTCTTTCTATGGAGATAACCAGCCATTGATTATTGTTGATGGAGTGCCTTATAGCAATGATCAGGTAACTACTAGTAGCCAAACCACAGGTGGGTCAGGGTATTCCAGTGGATTGTCTACATTAGATCCTAATGATATTGCTACTATGAACGTATTAAAAGGATCATCTGCAGCGGCTTTATATGGATCAAGAGCATCTAATGGTGTTATTATAATTACTACCAAATCTGGTTCTGCTTCAAGAAGCAAGAAAGGCCTGGAGGTAACCGTAAAGAGTGGTGTTTCATTTGAAAAGATAGCCAACCTGCCAGACTATCAAAATGATTATGGCACTGGGTCGTATGGTAACTACTCTAACTCAAACGGATCATGGGGCCCTAAATTTGGGACTATTGATTCTATTCCTATCTGGCCTGGATATAAAGATGCTTATCCGGATTTATTCCCATCAGATTCTATTGCTTACAGAGCATATCCTGATAACGTTAAAAACTTATTTAGAACAGGTAAGGTTATTGAAAATTCTGTAGGTTTTAGTGGTGGAGATGACAAAAGCTCAGTGTCTATGACCTTATCACAGTTGTCTCATTCAGGTTATGTTCAAAATTCATCATATAAACGTTATAACGTTGGCTTAGGTGGATCAACCAAGTTAGCAATCGGTTTAAATTTGAGAGGTAACTTTAGCTATTCACGTTCTAACCAAAAAGGTGGCTATTTTGGGGAAAACCAGTTTGATGGTGCTGCTTCTATGTTTGCGCGATCTTTATTCTTAGGAAGAAACTGGAACTACGATTTGCCTTTTGAAGATGCGAATGGTAACATGTTAGTGCCTGGTCCTGCTGGTCAATACGATAATCCATATTGGTCTGCTAAGTACAATGTGGCAACTTCTGATGAAGAAAGGTTTATTGCTGGTGGCCATTTCGACTTCAATGTCAATAGCTGGTTTAAAGTGGACTATAATCTGGGTACAAACGTAAAAACTTTAAGCAGACGTGAAATTACTGAAATTGGTTCAAGAGCCGCAGAAGGTAAAGGACGTCTTGTAACAGATGATTATCGTAAACAGGAATTGCAGTCTGATTTATTGTTGACATTTACACCACGAATCAATAACGACTTTTCGTTACGTGCTTCTGTGGGGCATTCTTATAACCAACGTGTAGATAGCAGAACTGCAAATACCGGAAACCAATTTATTACAAGAGGTATTTATAAATTATCGAATACAGCTCAACAGATTTTCTCTTTAGATAATTACCATAAAAGAAGAATCATTGGTGCTTTGGCCGATGTAACCTTAAGCTATAAAGAATACTTATTTTTAAACCTTACTGGTAGAAACGATTGGTCATCTACATTACCTACTAATGAAAGAAGCTATTTCTATCCTGGTGCATCTTTAGGTTTTGTATTTACTGATGCATTGAAGCTTGATAAAAAAGTGATTGATTTTGGTAAGGTGCGAGTGTCATGGGCAAAAGTGGGTAGAGACGCCGATCCATATTCTTTACAAAATACATTTGAGTTAACTTCCAACTTTTTAGGCCGTCCTAGAGGAACAAGAAGTACTACTGCTTTCGACCCTGAGTTAAAGCCTGAATTCACTAAAGAAGTTGAAATAGGTACGCAATTAAGCTTCCTGAAGAAGAGAATTGATGTAGACTTTGCCTGGTATAACAGAACTTCTACCAATATGATTGCTCCTGTAGCAGTGCCTTCAACATCTGGTTTTTCTCAGTACTATACCAACTTCGGTGGTTTAAGAAACAGAGGAGTGGAAATCACCTTGACATTAAGGCCAGTTCAAACTGCGTCATTTGGTTGGGATATCCGTGGTGTATTTACTAAAAACACGAACATCGTAACTTCGTTACGTCCAGGCATTGAGCGTATGATCGCTACTCCTGATGGAACTGAAACAGGTCTGGATATTAATCCTACTTTAGAAGTAGGCATGCCTTATGGTTATTTCAGAGGTAGTAAGGCGGTGAGAGATGCGGATGGCAATTTCCTCATTAATCCGGCAACAGGTACTTTAATTGAGTCTAAAACATTAGGCTATTTAGGAAACCCAAATCCTGATTATAAATTAGGTGTAACTAACTCTTTCACTTATAAAAACTTCTTCTGTAACATTCTATTTGACATGACTAAAGGAGGAGATATCTACTCTGTTACTGTGAACTCTTTACTGGGACGTGGTGTAACTAAAGATACCCGTGATAGAGAAACTTCATTCGTGATTCCTGGCTATTATGGTGATGTTGATACTGAAACTCCTTTATTAGGTAGTGATGGTAAAAAAATCAGAAACCAGACACGCCTGCCCGTAAATGATCTTTACTTCGCATCTAACGCTAACGCTTCTACTTTTGCAGTAAATGGTGCAGCAGAATGGAGTGTTTATGATGCTACTGTATATCGTTTAAGAGAGTTATCTCTGGGGTATAATTTCCCTAAATCTTTATTTAAAGGCACTCCAATTGGTTCATTAACATTGAGTTTAACAGGTCGTAACTTATGGTATCTGGCTCCTAATTTCCCTAAGTATACCAACTTCGATCCTGAGGTTAACTCTTATGGTTCAACTAACATGCAGGGATTTGATCTGTCTGCTGCTCCTACAACCAAAAGATATGGTGTTAACCTGTTAGTAACCTTTTAG
- a CDS encoding DUF3467 domain-containing protein, protein MSDQQQNQLNIEISEEIAEGTYANLAIITHSHAEFVIDFVSVMPGTPKSRVKSRIIFTPMHAKKFMKALQENVDRYEAANGPIQELDQFEMPMNFGGPTAQA, encoded by the coding sequence ATGTCCGACCAGCAACAGAACCAGCTTAACATTGAAATAAGTGAAGAAATAGCAGAAGGTACATACGCCAACCTGGCCATCATCACTCACAGCCATGCAGAATTTGTAATAGATTTTGTGAGTGTAATGCCAGGAACTCCGAAAAGCAGAGTTAAGTCACGTATCATCTTTACTCCTATGCATGCTAAGAAATTTATGAAAGCTTTACAGGAGAATGTTGATCGCTATGAAGCAGCTAATGGTCCTATACAAGAGCTGGATCAGTTTGAAATGCCAATGAATTTTGGTGGTCCTACAGCACAGGCGTAA
- a CDS encoding SusD/RagB family nutrient-binding outer membrane lipoprotein, producing the protein MKRLKYTIVAALLTMAMPACTEKELDNINKNLNDPTNAPAVNELPSVIVESSFGTTGTDLAWYSSLFVEHSAGGDEQFYDADRRTGTNASSLVNNSWNSVYDNLMILNDIIVKCSPGGAESDKPALLGIAQILTAYNLAIATDLWGQVPWTEALKGQENSHPVYDKQQYIYQNVLFSLLNSAIGNLTGAKTITGLATNDLMYSGDLSLWIKAAWSLKARYFMHMQKVTPSAMDSVLACVPHGFESGDDALVFTKYENTTIGANPWWDFTYYERGDLVISETLYNLMTARNDPRIDSYFEPPTGATDNVAAPSGEADRTRAGLEFYSYSRITGLEDGSTAPTPLMSYHELKFIEAEALARKGQSFTAALQEAVEASFTFHGTSGGTAYYTGTVAPLLGTTLDANLKEILTQKYIAFYEAESIEAYNDYRRTRIVSLNNPFNASATAGFVERFPYATSETSSNSANIPSGVNVYTSKVWWAGGTE; encoded by the coding sequence ATGAAACGTCTGAAATATACGATAGTAGCCGCATTGCTAACAATGGCAATGCCCGCCTGTACAGAAAAGGAACTGGATAACATTAATAAAAACCTGAATGATCCTACAAACGCTCCCGCAGTGAATGAGCTGCCTTCTGTAATTGTAGAATCATCTTTTGGTACAACAGGAACTGATTTAGCCTGGTATTCCTCATTATTTGTTGAGCATAGTGCAGGCGGTGATGAACAGTTTTACGATGCTGATAGAAGAACAGGCACTAATGCTTCTTCACTGGTAAATAATAGCTGGAATTCAGTGTATGATAACCTGATGATATTAAACGATATCATTGTGAAATGTTCTCCTGGTGGAGCAGAGTCTGACAAGCCAGCCTTATTAGGTATTGCTCAGATTTTGACAGCTTACAACTTAGCTATTGCTACAGACCTTTGGGGACAAGTGCCATGGACAGAAGCGCTGAAAGGACAGGAAAATTCACACCCTGTATATGATAAACAGCAGTACATCTATCAAAATGTGTTATTTAGTCTCTTGAATAGCGCAATAGGTAACCTTACTGGTGCTAAAACTATAACCGGATTAGCAACTAATGACCTGATGTATTCCGGTGATTTAAGTTTGTGGATTAAGGCCGCATGGAGCTTAAAAGCACGTTACTTTATGCATATGCAAAAAGTAACGCCATCGGCAATGGATTCTGTTTTAGCTTGTGTACCACACGGTTTTGAAAGTGGAGATGATGCGCTTGTATTTACAAAGTATGAAAACACTACCATTGGCGCCAATCCATGGTGGGATTTTACCTATTACGAAAGAGGTGATTTAGTGATAAGTGAAACTTTGTATAACTTAATGACTGCGCGTAATGATCCAAGAATAGATTCTTATTTCGAACCTCCAACCGGCGCTACTGATAACGTGGCTGCGCCTAGTGGTGAGGCTGATCGTACACGTGCTGGTTTAGAATTTTACTCTTATTCAAGAATTACAGGATTAGAGGATGGTTCAACCGCTCCTACTCCTTTAATGTCGTACCATGAACTGAAATTTATAGAAGCAGAAGCATTGGCCAGAAAAGGTCAAAGTTTTACAGCAGCTTTGCAGGAAGCTGTTGAAGCAAGCTTTACGTTCCATGGCACTTCTGGCGGAACTGCTTATTATACTGGCACAGTTGCTCCTTTATTAGGAACTACATTAGATGCTAATCTTAAAGAAATTCTTACACAGAAGTATATTGCATTTTATGAAGCTGAGTCTATAGAAGCTTATAATGATTATAGAAGAACAAGAATAGTTTCTTTGAATAATCCTTTTAATGCGTCTGCTACAGCAGGATTTGTTGAAAGATTTCCTTATGCTACATCTGAAACCTCTTCGAATAGTGCAAACATTCCAAGTGGTGTGAATGTATACACCAGTAAAGTATGGTGGGCAGGTGGTACTGAATAA
- the radC gene encoding RadC family protein produces the protein MYNTAIKEWAVDDRPREKLLHKGANFLSNSELIAVLINNGTRNKSAVAVAKDLLAALDNELINLSRLTVKEILNLKIKGIGPAKAVSITAALELGLRRDASISKRKKLNNSKEVANYIRAHLQFQKQELFAVIYLNQANRVAHFEVVSEGGINSTIVDARVVLRKALEHNAVNLILCHNHPSGNTKPSEADLSITNKLKEAALTLDINIVDHVIMGEEGYFSFADHSLL, from the coding sequence ATGTACAATACGGCTATCAAAGAATGGGCTGTTGATGACAGACCAAGAGAAAAACTGCTGCACAAGGGCGCTAACTTTCTTAGCAATTCAGAGCTAATTGCAGTACTTATCAATAACGGAACCCGTAACAAAAGTGCTGTTGCTGTAGCAAAAGACCTCCTTGCCGCACTGGATAATGAATTAATCAATCTTAGTCGCCTTACTGTAAAAGAGATACTAAACCTTAAAATAAAAGGAATCGGGCCCGCAAAGGCTGTTTCTATCACAGCAGCCCTGGAGCTAGGACTTCGCCGTGATGCTTCCATCTCTAAAAGAAAAAAATTAAACAACAGCAAAGAGGTAGCTAATTATATACGTGCGCATCTTCAATTTCAAAAGCAGGAGCTATTTGCCGTAATCTATTTGAACCAGGCTAACCGGGTAGCACATTTTGAGGTAGTAAGTGAAGGAGGAATTAATTCAACCATAGTTGATGCAAGGGTGGTGCTAAGAAAAGCATTAGAACATAATGCAGTTAACTTAATTCTTTGTCATAATCATCCCAGTGGAAATACAAAACCCAGCGAAGCTGATCTTTCCATCACCAATAAACTAAAAGAAGCCGCCCTCACCCTTGATATCAATATAGTAGATCATGTTATCATGGGTGAAGAGGGCTACTTTAGCTTTGCAGACCATAGTCTGCTATAA
- a CDS encoding SusD/RagB family nutrient-binding outer membrane lipoprotein: protein MTLKYKAYILVGGLFLLNSCSKTLDINDNPNDPTSLAVSRLLPTTEVGLSNSLAIGAGLSQDLAVYTHQMSTREAPDQYGVTGDEFYLGNSWDRMYLTTIANLDEIITAATAQENTYYAGIAQVLKAYAYSQMVDVFGDVPFTQTGQLLQDNPYPEFDKGVDIYPKLFELLDAGLANLNDNTVGKNSLKPTTDDLIYGGSVTKWIKAANTIKLKLYTQIRKVQDVKTQVTALLSSGNLISTTAEGFLMPYGPNGATDDRNPGFGDYTATQRSNHVSPWFYEILQGYNKFVNTNIPDPRVPYYIYNQLTVDEEPDNATEYRDGAFVSIYFGSHGENAAKSQQNSISLFGIYPVGGRYDDGEGGVASASSGTGAAPYRFITYADRLYLEAELIQAGVITGDSRAVLQAAMKESFKQIDYVITTYVSPSQTVPSIYSEAATSPMVKYINSILTNFDNGNSDKKLENIMTQKWLSSVGSSVDQYTDYRRTGYPLMFNPEDPTQAPNHIVQPPINGDPMNPGAQKSVEVGSSRAYPYTLPWPQSELETNPNAPVQKTPSTFKPFWIQ from the coding sequence ATGACATTGAAATATAAAGCATATATATTGGTTGGTGGGTTGTTTTTACTAAACTCCTGTAGTAAAACGTTGGATATAAACGACAACCCTAATGATCCTACATCTTTGGCTGTTTCACGTCTTCTGCCAACTACGGAAGTAGGGTTGAGTAACTCATTGGCTATAGGTGCCGGGCTTTCACAGGATTTGGCTGTATATACACACCAAATGAGTACAAGAGAAGCGCCTGATCAATATGGAGTGACTGGCGATGAATTTTACCTGGGCAACTCATGGGATAGAATGTATTTAACTACTATTGCCAATCTTGACGAAATTATAACAGCTGCTACAGCACAGGAAAATACTTACTATGCAGGTATTGCTCAGGTGTTAAAGGCCTATGCTTATAGTCAAATGGTAGATGTTTTTGGTGATGTACCTTTTACTCAAACAGGGCAGTTATTACAGGACAACCCTTATCCTGAGTTTGACAAAGGGGTAGATATTTATCCTAAGTTATTTGAATTGCTGGACGCTGGATTAGCGAATTTAAATGACAACACTGTGGGTAAAAATTCATTGAAGCCAACTACTGATGATCTTATTTATGGTGGCAGTGTTACAAAGTGGATTAAAGCAGCCAATACCATTAAACTGAAATTATATACACAAATCAGAAAGGTGCAGGATGTGAAAACACAAGTTACAGCCTTGTTGTCCAGCGGAAATCTTATCAGCACCACAGCAGAAGGCTTTCTGATGCCTTATGGTCCAAATGGCGCCACGGATGATAGAAACCCAGGATTTGGCGATTACACAGCCACACAACGTTCAAACCACGTTAGTCCTTGGTTTTACGAAATTCTGCAAGGATATAACAAGTTTGTAAATACAAACATTCCTGACCCGCGGGTACCATATTATATATATAATCAGCTGACTGTAGATGAAGAGCCAGATAATGCCACTGAATATAGAGATGGTGCATTCGTATCAATTTACTTTGGATCTCATGGCGAAAATGCAGCTAAGTCACAACAAAACTCAATCAGTCTGTTTGGAATTTACCCTGTAGGTGGTAGATATGATGATGGCGAAGGTGGGGTAGCTTCTGCTTCAAGTGGAACTGGTGCAGCACCTTATCGTTTTATTACTTATGCAGATAGGTTATACTTGGAAGCTGAATTAATTCAGGCAGGTGTAATTACTGGAGATAGCAGAGCTGTATTGCAAGCTGCAATGAAAGAGTCTTTTAAGCAGATTGATTATGTGATCACTACTTATGTATCTCCTTCACAAACAGTTCCTTCTATATACAGTGAAGCGGCTACTTCTCCTATGGTTAAGTATATTAATTCCATTCTTACCAATTTTGATAATGGTAACAGCGACAAAAAGTTAGAGAACATCATGACGCAAAAATGGTTATCAAGCGTAGGTAGCTCTGTCGATCAATATACTGATTATCGTAGAACTGGGTATCCTTTAATGTTTAATCCAGAAGACCCTACGCAAGCTCCAAACCATATTGTACAGCCGCCTATTAATGGAGATCCTATGAATCCAGGAGCACAAAAGTCAGTAGAGGTGGGATCTTCCCGTGCTTACCCATATACATTGCCATGGCCACAAAGCGAGCTTGAAACGAATCCTAATGCGCCGGTACAAAAAACGCCTTCAACCTTTAAGCCATTTTGGATTCAATAA
- a CDS encoding SusC/RagA family TonB-linked outer membrane protein gives MRRFMSLWVALMSIAWASVAQTKSISGKVVDGNNVPIEGASIQVKGSTRGTIADGQGLFTISAASADILVITSTNFAPKEVKVGNQTNIIVSLVLQSSTIDEVVVTALGVSRQKKSLGYSVQNVTADKLTEGGNPNLATALQGKVAGMEVRPSSGMPGASAQIFIRGARFFDGNNSPLYVVDGLPVSSQPDFEVGGNGVTGSDYSGRSIDINPNDIESISVLKGQAASALYGTRASNGVIMITTKSGKRLKKGAPVVNFSTNWQFDNISRKPELQQLYAQGSGGGGNFSPTASTSWGPLISELPNDVNYGGNVPNSFNNNNPTAETQGKYWNPKKGAWVVPQAYDNIGDFFKTGLVAANNLSISQASDLGSYYVGFGSTNQTGIMPASKMNRYNVKFSGDFNVSSKVKVGASVNYSTVAIYKMPSGNNSLLFEIYGAPVSYDLKGTPISEANNPYKQIQYRGGTFDNPYWGAQYNRFIENTRRVLGNTYISYSPIQPVTIKWQVGVDQYTTDREELFEYGSGPAPTGDLTNGALTNRTFNSQFTASFNKQVSQDWHINALVGNEVNDNYLRNIVGSGTGFILPGFDNIGNATTQLTSESKFKTRTVGFYGQAGADWRNMVFLTVTGRNDYISTMPRGSRSFFYPSASLAWAFTELEPLKNKGFYGKLRASIAQVGSPGTYKEKYYTRHTSGSGFLSSTNITFPFNGVIGFRPNSTLYATDLKPQNTNSLEVGVELSFFKNRVSVDYSYTTQKTKDQIFSIPLAGSTGFAQIVRNAGEMQSNAHEVTLRVVPVKTNYFQWDVSANFTKVLSKVNSLATGVDNIYLGGFTDPQVRAAIGYSYPSIFGTTYLRNDKGQIRVDASGMPLTGSDGVIGTVTPDFNLDINNGLRYKFMQLNILLAWKKGGQMYSGANRLINLYGTSKLTENRATDKILVQGVKESTVVDGKGGDVNDIVISGAPALYTYYNSKVANISEANIYGTSFVKFREIALSFDLPRSLLQKTGFIKSAAFSVSARNILLWTELPNFDPESSQGNGNMQGGFDYMSLPQARSIGLGLNLTF, from the coding sequence ATGAGAAGATTTATGTCGTTATGGGTGGCATTAATGTCAATTGCCTGGGCATCTGTTGCCCAAACCAAATCTATTTCTGGAAAAGTTGTTGACGGGAATAATGTTCCCATTGAGGGCGCATCCATCCAGGTGAAAGGAAGTACCCGGGGCACTATTGCAGATGGGCAAGGACTTTTCACCATTAGTGCTGCCTCAGCTGATATATTAGTAATTACATCAACCAATTTTGCACCCAAAGAAGTTAAGGTCGGTAATCAAACTAATATAATTGTATCATTGGTTTTACAGTCATCAACTATTGATGAAGTAGTTGTTACAGCTCTTGGAGTATCCAGACAGAAAAAATCGTTGGGTTACTCTGTTCAAAATGTTACAGCTGATAAACTTACCGAAGGAGGTAACCCCAATCTGGCAACAGCCTTACAAGGTAAAGTCGCAGGTATGGAAGTGAGACCTTCAAGTGGTATGCCAGGCGCTTCTGCTCAAATTTTTATTCGTGGCGCTCGTTTTTTTGACGGCAACAACTCGCCATTATATGTAGTAGACGGTTTGCCGGTAAGCAGTCAGCCTGACTTTGAAGTGGGCGGCAACGGTGTTACTGGTTCAGACTATTCAGGCAGGTCAATCGACATCAACCCGAATGACATCGAAAGCATTTCGGTATTAAAAGGTCAGGCAGCATCTGCGTTATATGGAACAAGAGCAAGTAATGGCGTTATCATGATTACCACAAAAAGTGGTAAAAGACTGAAAAAAGGTGCACCAGTTGTTAACTTTTCCACTAACTGGCAGTTTGATAATATTTCAAGAAAGCCAGAATTACAACAGCTTTACGCACAAGGTAGTGGTGGTGGTGGAAACTTTTCTCCTACTGCATCTACAAGCTGGGGGCCATTGATTTCAGAGCTGCCTAACGACGTAAACTATGGTGGAAATGTGCCCAATTCTTTTAATAATAATAACCCTACAGCCGAAACTCAGGGAAAGTATTGGAATCCTAAAAAAGGAGCGTGGGTGGTTCCTCAGGCATATGATAATATTGGAGACTTTTTCAAAACAGGTCTTGTTGCAGCTAATAACCTCAGTATTTCACAAGCCAGTGATTTAGGAAGCTATTATGTCGGATTTGGTTCAACCAATCAAACAGGTATTATGCCAGCTTCTAAAATGAACAGGTATAATGTGAAATTCTCGGGTGATTTTAACGTAAGTTCTAAAGTGAAGGTAGGGGCTAGTGTAAATTATTCAACCGTAGCTATCTATAAAATGCCTAGCGGTAATAATAGTTTACTTTTTGAAATATATGGTGCACCAGTTAGCTATGATTTAAAAGGAACACCAATTAGTGAAGCCAATAATCCTTATAAGCAAATTCAATACAGAGGAGGCACATTTGATAACCCATATTGGGGTGCTCAATACAATAGATTTATTGAAAACACACGTAGAGTGTTAGGTAATACCTATATCTCTTATAGCCCAATCCAGCCTGTAACTATTAAGTGGCAAGTGGGTGTTGACCAATATACAACAGACAGAGAAGAGCTGTTTGAATATGGTTCAGGTCCTGCACCTACAGGTGATCTCACCAATGGTGCATTAACAAACAGAACATTTAACTCTCAATTTACAGCCTCATTCAACAAACAAGTAAGCCAGGATTGGCACATTAACGCATTGGTTGGTAATGAGGTTAATGACAATTATCTAAGAAATATAGTAGGTTCAGGTACAGGATTTATTTTGCCGGGCTTCGATAACATTGGCAACGCAACAACTCAACTTACTTCTGAATCTAAGTTTAAAACCAGAACTGTTGGTTTTTATGGACAGGCAGGAGCTGATTGGCGTAACATGGTGTTCCTGACTGTAACTGGTCGTAACGATTATATCTCTACAATGCCAAGAGGCAGCCGTTCTTTCTTCTATCCGTCGGCTTCATTGGCATGGGCATTCACAGAGCTTGAACCATTGAAAAATAAAGGATTCTATGGTAAGTTAAGGGCATCTATTGCACAAGTAGGTTCACCGGGTACTTATAAAGAAAAATATTACACCCGCCATACATCTGGAAGCGGATTCTTGTCAAGCACAAACATCACTTTCCCTTTCAATGGTGTAATTGGGTTCCGTCCTAACTCAACCCTGTATGCAACTGACCTGAAGCCACAAAATACTAACTCTCTTGAAGTGGGTGTTGAGTTAAGCTTCTTTAAAAACAGGGTGAGTGTAGACTACTCTTACACAACACAAAAAACCAAAGACCAGATCTTCTCTATTCCTTTAGCAGGATCTACAGGTTTTGCGCAAATAGTTAGAAACGCAGGCGAAATGCAGAGCAATGCTCACGAAGTAACCTTACGTGTAGTTCCTGTTAAAACCAATTACTTCCAGTGGGATGTAAGTGCCAACTTTACCAAGGTACTCAGCAAGGTAAACAGCCTGGCTACCGGAGTTGACAACATCTATTTAGGTGGTTTTACCGATCCACAAGTGCGTGCTGCAATTGGATATAGCTATCCATCTATCTTCGGTACTACTTATCTGAGAAATGATAAAGGACAAATCAGGGTAGATGCTTCTGGTATGCCTTTAACTGGTTCTGATGGTGTAATTGGAACTGTTACTCCGGATTTCAACCTGGATATCAATAACGGATTACGTTATAAGTTCATGCAGTTGAATATATTGCTTGCATGGAAAAAAGGTGGTCAAATGTATTCTGGTGCCAACAGACTTATTAACCTGTATGGTACATCTAAATTAACAGAAAACAGAGCTACTGATAAAATTCTGGTACAAGGCGTGAAAGAGTCTACTGTTGTTGATGGAAAAGGTGGTGACGTGAATGATATTGTAATATCAGGAGCTCCTGCATTATATACTTATTATAATTCAAAAGTGGCTAACATTTCAGAAGCAAACATCTATGGAACTTCTTTTGTGAAGTTTAGAGAAATTGCTTTAAGCTTTGATCTGCCAAGGTCTCTCTTGCAAAAAACCGGTTTTATTAAATCTGCCGCTTTCTCTGTATCAGCACGCAATATCTTGTTATGGACTGAGTTGCCAAACTTTGATCCGGAATCTTCTCAAGGTAACGGCAACATGCAGGGTGGTTTTGATTATATGTCATTACCACAGGCAAGAAGCATAGGATTAGGATTAAATCTTACTTTTTAG